From the Streptomyces sp. Tu 2975 genome, one window contains:
- a CDS encoding ATP-binding protein, producing MIEIPDLAAGGLAAGTLSALVLGGGLIRSRRERARQREEIATLRSHLDAARYEVDRAAQAFAAEIAHLAAERMPAEATRTAHPHVRVPGPLGPAGAGTDAVLEALRTAMAQERKRVDAAARAGMRGATREIQAGLYRLQDVLRGLQQRYDDPELAQTLFALDHENEQSLRRAQVAAVVCGAWVGLAREESHLVDAVTGGQARLVGYHRVQVHNHLEPGTALVSHAVEPVAIIVAELLDNALRHSSPDTAVVVNLERVHHGVSVTVDDAGVGMASDERAAAQRLVAGDDPILLSDLGDPPRMGLAAIGRLTRQFDVSVDLSTPSPYGGVRAVLLVKSHLLSRIDPVLQPPAVSAARSTRSSAEPELAAEQAGHPEQTPPARQDRTDRQTQLDRQARPVGLEQPTGPEQPTGPEPHTGPEPHVAQPRVPAPATRAAPPAAAPAPHGDEPVHEPVPDPAQDGDQLPQRRRRVRAEASSAAPAPEPAAPAAPARTPEESAAALGALQSATAAARNAAETEGNDPR from the coding sequence ATGATCGAGATACCGGACCTGGCCGCCGGCGGCCTGGCCGCCGGGACGCTGTCGGCACTCGTCCTGGGAGGCGGGCTCATCCGCTCCCGGCGGGAACGGGCCCGGCAGCGCGAGGAGATCGCCACGCTCCGGTCACATCTCGACGCCGCCCGGTACGAAGTGGACCGCGCCGCCCAGGCCTTCGCCGCCGAGATCGCCCACCTCGCCGCGGAGCGGATGCCGGCGGAGGCCACCCGCACCGCCCACCCGCACGTCCGGGTACCCGGACCGCTCGGGCCGGCGGGTGCGGGGACGGACGCCGTGCTCGAAGCGCTGCGTACCGCCATGGCCCAGGAACGCAAACGCGTCGACGCCGCCGCCCGCGCCGGTATGCGCGGCGCGACCCGCGAGATCCAGGCCGGGCTCTACCGGCTCCAGGACGTGTTGCGCGGGCTCCAGCAGCGCTACGACGACCCGGAGCTGGCGCAGACCCTCTTCGCCCTCGACCACGAGAACGAGCAGTCGCTGCGCCGCGCCCAGGTCGCCGCCGTCGTGTGCGGGGCGTGGGTGGGGCTCGCCCGCGAGGAATCCCACCTGGTCGACGCCGTCACGGGCGGACAGGCCAGGCTCGTCGGCTACCACCGGGTCCAGGTGCACAACCACCTGGAGCCGGGCACCGCGCTGGTGTCGCACGCGGTCGAGCCGGTGGCGATCATCGTCGCCGAGCTTCTCGACAACGCGCTGCGCCACTCCTCGCCGGACACCGCCGTGGTGGTGAACCTCGAACGCGTCCACCACGGCGTCTCGGTAACGGTCGACGACGCGGGTGTCGGCATGGCGAGCGACGAACGGGCCGCCGCGCAGCGGCTGGTGGCCGGGGACGACCCGATCCTGCTGTCCGACCTCGGCGACCCGCCCCGCATGGGGTTGGCGGCGATCGGGCGGCTCACGCGGCAGTTCGACGTGTCGGTGGACCTGTCCACGCCGTCGCCCTACGGGGGTGTACGGGCCGTGCTGCTCGTCAAGAGCCATCTGCTGAGCCGTATCGACCCGGTCCTGCAACCGCCCGCCGTCAGCGCCGCCCGATCCACCCGGAGTTCGGCGGAGCCCGAGCTCGCGGCCGAGCAGGCAGGGCACCCGGAGCAGACACCGCCGGCCCGGCAGGACCGGACCGACCGGCAGACGCAGCTCGACCGGCAGGCGCGGCCCGTCGGCCTGGAGCAGCCCACCGGTCCCGAGCAGCCCACCGGTCCCGAGCCGCACACCGGCCCTGAACCGCACGTCGCGCAGCCGCGGGTCCCTGCGCCCGCCACCCGCGCCGCACCGCCGGCCGCCGCCCCGGCACCGCACGGTGACGAGCCCGTCCACGAGCCGGTGCCCGACCCCGCCCAGGACGGCGACCAGCTCCCGCAGCGCCGCCGCCGGGTCCGCGCCGAAGCCTCCTCCGCGGCGCCCGCCCCCGAACCGGCCGCGCCGGCGGCACCCGCCCGCACCCCCGAGGAGTCCGCCGCGGCGCTCGGGGCGCTGCAGTCCGCAACAGCCGCGGCGCGCAACGCCGCAGAGACCGAAGGGAACGACCCCCGATGA
- a CDS encoding sigma-like protein, translating to MSTNKQNREEITTMGDHHAPAPPADGITTMGDHHAPAPPADGITTLGDHHAPVPPVDSTITTMGDHHAPAPPQG from the coding sequence ATGAGCACGAACAAGCAGAACCGCGAAGAGATCACCACGATGGGCGACCACCACGCCCCGGCGCCGCCCGCCGACGGCATCACCACCATGGGTGACCACCACGCCCCGGCGCCGCCCGCCGACGGCATCACGACGCTGGGCGACCACCACGCGCCCGTCCCGCCCGTGGACAGCACGATCACGACCATGGGTGACCACCACGCCCCGGCGCCGCCGCAGGGCTGA
- a CDS encoding AfsR/SARP family transcriptional regulator codes for MDRDSGPRVPNQRAPLGSENAELYFSVLGPVRVRRGGETLPPGSPQQRALLVALLLRDGRTATAHELIDAIWGEEPPSQALAAVRTYASRLRKALDPDTLVSESGGYALRIGREALDLAVAQELAAEAYKANAAGDRTQARALLNKVLNLWDGEPLANVPGPYAENQRTRLVEWGLQLLETRLDIDLEVGRHAEAVSELTALTATHPLRERLRELLMLALYRSGRQAEALAVYADTRRLLAEELGVDPRPELSSLQQRILRADAELARPQEETAPAPQTTRPAQLPATVPDFTGRSSFVHELGGQLATAEGSVMAVSALAGIGGVGKTTLAVHVAHQARKHFPDGQLYVDLQGTGNRSAEPETVLGAFLRALGTPDSAIPDTLDERAALYRSALDGRRILVLLDNARDAAQVRPLLPGTAGCAALITSRVRMVDLAGAHLVDLDVMSPEEALQLFTRIVGAERVGAERDAALDVVAACGFLPLAIRIAASRLAARRTWTVSVLAAKLADGRRRLDELQAGDLAVKATFELGYGQLEPPQARAFRLLGLADGPDISLAAAAAVLELPPHETEDLLEALVDTSLLESAAPGRYRYHDLVRLYARACAERDESPEAREAAVSHLLDFYLATAARVFAMERPGDQLVVHLEPTGDAGLEFAHLDDAQDWLYAEAHCLLACARQASPGPQLRRAVDLLWAVQNLAESGANSKVYESVACGAVEAARAAGDTRTEGRARTSMTNVHLTAGRYDEADEEAAQAAVLARSVNDPAPVYWSDNDRGIIAFIQGRNQEAEEHLRRAMEGSRLDGNLPGEASALSNLSRIHVATGRITQAISLAEQGIAIYDRIGHTLRLANARYALGVALTQAGRHTDALEQLSEAMSLFESNRQRLWEGTAHFRIAQAHLSARRPARAAQHAEQALAMGCIGGDRTRGKVLTTLGLALDALGQADRARACWRDALFLHEQTGAAEAEEVRALLEPLSGAA; via the coding sequence ATGGACCGTGACAGCGGGCCACGCGTACCGAACCAGCGCGCTCCACTCGGGAGCGAGAACGCCGAGCTGTACTTCAGCGTGCTCGGACCGGTACGGGTGCGGCGGGGCGGAGAGACCCTGCCCCCCGGCTCGCCGCAGCAGCGGGCCCTGCTCGTCGCGCTGCTGCTCCGCGACGGGCGCACCGCCACCGCCCACGAACTGATCGACGCGATCTGGGGCGAGGAGCCCCCGTCCCAGGCCCTCGCCGCCGTCCGCACGTACGCCTCCCGGCTGCGCAAGGCACTTGACCCGGACACCCTGGTCAGCGAGTCGGGCGGCTACGCGCTGCGCATCGGCCGGGAGGCCCTCGACCTCGCCGTCGCGCAGGAGCTCGCGGCGGAGGCGTACAAGGCGAACGCCGCCGGCGACCGTACCCAGGCGCGGGCGCTGCTCAACAAGGTGCTGAACCTGTGGGACGGCGAACCGCTCGCCAACGTGCCGGGCCCGTACGCGGAGAACCAGCGCACCCGGCTCGTCGAGTGGGGCCTGCAACTGCTCGAGACCCGGCTCGACATCGACCTCGAGGTCGGCCGGCACGCCGAGGCCGTCTCCGAGCTGACGGCGCTCACCGCGACCCACCCGCTGCGGGAGCGGCTGCGGGAGCTGCTGATGCTCGCCCTGTACCGCAGCGGCCGCCAGGCGGAGGCACTCGCCGTCTACGCCGACACCCGCCGGCTGCTCGCCGAGGAACTGGGCGTCGACCCGCGTCCCGAACTCTCCAGCCTCCAGCAGCGCATCCTGCGGGCCGACGCCGAACTCGCCCGCCCGCAGGAGGAGACCGCTCCCGCCCCTCAGACCACCCGGCCCGCCCAGCTGCCGGCCACCGTGCCCGACTTCACCGGCCGGTCGTCCTTCGTGCACGAACTGGGCGGCCAACTGGCGACCGCCGAGGGCTCGGTGATGGCGGTGTCCGCCCTCGCGGGCATCGGCGGCGTCGGCAAGACCACCCTGGCCGTCCATGTGGCCCACCAGGCACGCAAGCACTTCCCCGACGGCCAGCTGTACGTCGACCTCCAGGGCACCGGGAACCGGTCCGCCGAGCCGGAGACGGTCCTCGGCGCGTTCCTGCGCGCCCTGGGCACACCCGACTCCGCGATCCCGGACACATTGGACGAACGGGCGGCCCTCTACCGCTCGGCCCTGGACGGGCGGCGGATCCTGGTGCTGCTCGACAACGCCCGCGACGCCGCCCAGGTCCGGCCCCTGCTGCCCGGCACGGCCGGCTGCGCCGCACTGATCACCAGCCGGGTGCGGATGGTCGACCTGGCGGGAGCGCACCTGGTCGACCTGGACGTGATGTCCCCCGAGGAGGCCCTGCAGCTGTTCACCCGGATCGTCGGGGCGGAACGGGTCGGCGCGGAACGCGACGCCGCGCTGGACGTGGTCGCGGCATGCGGCTTCCTGCCGCTCGCGATCCGTATCGCCGCCTCGCGGCTGGCGGCCCGCCGCACCTGGACCGTCTCGGTCCTCGCGGCCAAGCTGGCCGACGGACGGCGCCGCCTCGACGAGCTCCAGGCCGGCGATCTGGCGGTGAAGGCCACCTTCGAACTGGGCTACGGCCAGCTGGAGCCGCCCCAGGCGAGGGCGTTCCGCCTGCTGGGCCTGGCGGACGGCCCGGACATCTCGCTCGCCGCGGCGGCCGCCGTGCTGGAACTGCCGCCGCACGAGACGGAGGACCTGCTCGAAGCACTGGTCGACACGTCCCTGCTGGAGTCCGCGGCGCCGGGCCGGTACCGCTACCACGACCTGGTACGGCTCTACGCGCGTGCATGCGCGGAGCGGGACGAGTCCCCGGAGGCGCGGGAGGCCGCCGTCTCCCACCTGCTGGACTTCTACCTGGCGACGGCGGCCCGGGTCTTCGCCATGGAGCGGCCGGGCGACCAGCTCGTCGTCCATCTGGAGCCGACGGGTGACGCCGGGCTCGAGTTCGCGCACCTCGACGACGCCCAGGACTGGCTCTACGCGGAGGCCCACTGCCTTCTGGCCTGCGCCCGGCAGGCCTCCCCCGGCCCGCAGTTGCGGCGGGCTGTGGATCTCCTGTGGGCCGTCCAGAACCTCGCAGAGTCGGGAGCGAACTCGAAGGTCTACGAGTCCGTGGCCTGCGGAGCGGTCGAGGCCGCGCGGGCCGCCGGCGACACCCGCACCGAAGGCCGGGCACGGACGTCGATGACCAACGTCCACCTCACGGCGGGCCGTTACGACGAGGCGGACGAGGAGGCCGCCCAGGCGGCGGTCCTGGCCCGCTCGGTGAACGACCCGGCGCCGGTCTACTGGTCGGACAACGACCGGGGCATCATCGCCTTCATACAGGGGCGCAACCAGGAGGCAGAGGAACACCTGCGCCGCGCCATGGAGGGTTCGCGCCTCGACGGCAATCTGCCCGGCGAGGCGAGCGCCCTGTCCAACCTCTCCCGCATCCACGTCGCCACCGGACGCATCACCCAGGCGATCTCCCTCGCGGAGCAGGGCATCGCCATCTACGACCGGATCGGCCACACCCTGCGGCTGGCCAACGCCCGCTACGCCCTCGGTGTCGCCCTGACGCAGGCGGGCCGCCACACCGACGCCCTGGAGCAACTGTCGGAGGCGATGAGCCTGTTCGAGTCGAACCGGCAGCGCCTGTGGGAGGGCACGGCCCACTTCCGCATCGCTCAGGCGCATCTGTCCGCGCGCCGCCCGGCACGGGCCGCGCAGCACGCGGAACAGGCGCTCGCCATGGGCTGCATCGGCGGTGACCGCACCCGCGGGAAGGTGCTGACGACGCTGGGACTGGCCCTGGACGCGCTCGGTCAGGCGGACCGTGCGCGTGCCTGCTGGCGTGACGCGCTCTTCCTCCACGAGCAGACGGGCGCGGCGGAGGCCGAAGAGGTCCGCGCGCTGCTCGAGCCGCTCAGCGGCGCCGCCTGA
- a CDS encoding polysaccharide deacetylase family protein has product MPSRTYKTGSRVVPALAAALTLTLALTGCSVDSTSPADARSDAAGSDGKALASEKGQGAGSPAVDCEKATCIALTFDAGPGKDTPELLDHLAKEKVPATFFLLGKNHVLKYPQVVRRLAAEGHEVANHTWTHQRLDKLDKEEIRAELGRTQDAIEEITGEKPRLMRPPQGRTDDEVKAVSKELGLSQVLWSATAKDYSTTDSELIKKRILDQAGRDGIILLHDIYDGTVPAVPGIIAELKKRGYTFVTVTQLLAPAAPEPGTVYRP; this is encoded by the coding sequence ATGCCTTCAAGGACGTACAAAACCGGGTCCAGGGTTGTCCCGGCCCTCGCCGCCGCCCTCACACTGACCCTCGCGCTCACCGGCTGCTCCGTCGACAGCACCTCGCCCGCGGACGCCCGCTCCGACGCCGCCGGCTCCGACGGGAAGGCGCTCGCGAGCGAGAAGGGCCAGGGCGCCGGTTCACCCGCCGTCGACTGCGAGAAGGCCACGTGCATAGCGCTCACCTTCGACGCGGGCCCCGGCAAGGACACGCCCGAACTCCTCGACCACCTCGCGAAGGAGAAGGTGCCCGCCACCTTCTTCCTCCTTGGCAAGAACCACGTGCTCAAGTATCCCCAAGTGGTACGCCGCCTCGCCGCGGAAGGCCACGAGGTCGCCAACCACACCTGGACCCACCAGCGGCTCGACAAGCTCGACAAGGAAGAGATACGCGCGGAACTCGGCCGCACCCAGGACGCCATAGAGGAGATCACCGGCGAGAAGCCGCGGTTGATGCGCCCGCCGCAGGGCCGCACCGACGACGAGGTGAAGGCCGTCAGCAAGGAGCTCGGCCTGTCCCAGGTCCTGTGGAGCGCCACCGCCAAGGACTACTCCACCACCGACAGCGAGCTCATCAAGAAGCGGATCCTCGACCAGGCCGGACGCGACGGCATCATCCTGCTGCACGACATCTACGACGGAACGGTCCCCGCCGTGCCCGGGATCATCGCCGAGCTGAAGAAGCGCGGTTACACCTTCGTCACGGTCACCCAGCTGCTCGCACCGGCCGCACCCGAACCCGGCACGGTCTATCGCCCCTGA
- a CDS encoding amidohydrolase family protein yields the protein METFPKIISVDDHTVEPPGVWRDRLPSKYAGSGPRIVRAPLKEMTFLGGRFAPVMGAPGDEGPIGDWWVYEDLHRPLTRLDTAVGYDRDEIKLEIITYEQMRPGSYSVPERLADMDVNHVRSALCFPTFPRFCGQTFTEAADRELGLLCVRAYNDWMVEEWCGPEARGRLVPLTLIPLWDAELAAAEVRRNAARGVRAVAFSEIPPHLGLPSVHTDAWDPFLAACDETGTVIAMHIGSSSRMPSTSADAPPAVGSTITFANCCFSMVDWLMSGKFERFPGLRVMYAEGQIGWIPYILERADVVWEENRAWGGVADKVTRPPSELFADHVYGCFFDDAFGLRNLDAIGAGNVLYETDYPHSDSTWPKSKEVGESQMGHLPQDVVERIVAGNAIDLLGLTEDGLWPGP from the coding sequence ATGGAGACCTTCCCCAAGATCATCTCGGTGGACGATCACACGGTGGAGCCCCCCGGCGTCTGGCGGGACCGGCTCCCGTCGAAGTACGCCGGCTCGGGCCCCCGCATCGTCCGCGCGCCCCTGAAGGAAATGACCTTCCTCGGCGGCAGGTTCGCCCCCGTCATGGGAGCCCCCGGCGACGAGGGACCGATCGGCGACTGGTGGGTCTACGAGGACCTGCACCGGCCGCTCACCCGGCTCGACACCGCCGTCGGCTACGACCGCGACGAGATCAAGCTGGAGATCATCACGTACGAGCAGATGCGCCCGGGCTCCTACAGCGTCCCGGAGCGGCTCGCCGACATGGACGTCAACCACGTCCGGTCCGCGCTCTGCTTCCCCACCTTCCCGCGCTTCTGCGGCCAGACCTTCACGGAGGCTGCCGACCGCGAGCTCGGGCTGCTGTGCGTACGGGCCTACAACGACTGGATGGTGGAGGAGTGGTGCGGCCCCGAGGCTCGGGGCCGGCTCGTGCCGCTGACGCTGATTCCGTTGTGGGACGCCGAACTGGCCGCCGCGGAGGTCCGCCGCAACGCGGCGCGCGGCGTGCGCGCCGTGGCCTTCTCCGAGATACCCCCGCACCTCGGGCTCCCGTCCGTCCACACGGACGCGTGGGACCCGTTCCTCGCGGCGTGCGACGAGACCGGCACGGTCATCGCCATGCACATCGGATCCTCCAGCCGGATGCCGTCCACCTCCGCGGACGCGCCTCCCGCCGTCGGTTCGACCATCACCTTCGCCAACTGCTGTTTCTCCATGGTCGACTGGCTGATGAGCGGCAAGTTCGAACGCTTCCCGGGCCTGCGGGTCATGTACGCCGAGGGGCAGATCGGCTGGATCCCCTACATCCTGGAGCGCGCGGACGTCGTCTGGGAGGAGAACCGCGCCTGGGGCGGTGTCGCGGACAAGGTCACCCGGCCGCCGTCCGAACTCTTCGCCGACCACGTCTACGGCTGCTTCTTCGACGACGCGTTCGGCCTCAGGAACCTGGACGCGATCGGGGCAGGGAACGTCCTCTACGAGACGGACTACCCGCACTCCGACTCGACCTGGCCGAAATCGAAGGAGGTCGGCGAGTCCCAGATGGGCCACCTGCCGCAGGACGTGGTGGAGAGGATCGTGGCGGGCAACGCGATCGACCTGCTGGGGCTGACCGAGGACGGTCTGTGGCCGGGCCCGTAG
- a CDS encoding Uma2 family endonuclease has protein sequence MTVMLERPTTDGTDPRRFEELCAALDELNVPDGFNAEIIRGNIVVSPWSKAYYLDVMDLVCDQLRPRLPEGHRISSAPALYVFPGVERAYGPDVHAAHRQTRRTTSRHLDGEGLSFVAELTSPSTRDDDLTDKVERYGKAGVPVYLLLDMQEDSATVYWSPTPKGYASHLTLPFGEKIHIPDPFDCHVDTTGFQAPGEG, from the coding sequence ATGACGGTGATGCTGGAACGCCCGACGACAGACGGCACCGACCCCCGCCGCTTCGAGGAGCTGTGCGCAGCCCTCGACGAGCTGAACGTGCCCGACGGCTTCAACGCCGAGATCATCAGGGGGAACATCGTCGTGTCACCATGGTCGAAGGCGTACTACCTCGACGTCATGGACCTGGTCTGCGATCAGCTGCGCCCCCGCCTTCCGGAGGGCCACCGGATCAGCTCCGCCCCCGCGCTCTACGTGTTCCCCGGCGTGGAGCGGGCCTACGGCCCCGACGTCCACGCGGCTCACCGTCAGACGCGGCGGACGACAAGCCGCCATTTGGACGGGGAAGGGCTCTCCTTCGTCGCCGAGTTGACCTCTCCTTCGACGCGCGACGACGATCTCACCGACAAGGTCGAGCGCTACGGCAAGGCCGGTGTTCCTGTTTACCTCCTGCTCGACATGCAGGAGGACAGCGCCACCGTCTACTGGTCGCCGACCCCGAAGGGATATGCCTCCCACCTCACCCTGCCGTTCGGCGAGAAGATCCACATCCCTGACCCGTTCGACTGCCACGTCGACACGACCGGGTTCCAGGCGCCCGGCGAAGGCTGA
- a CDS encoding PaaI family thioesterase produces MTLSTAEAGKILADSFAPWVLELGLSVEETGDLHAVLRLPWSDRLAREGGGMSGQALMAAADTATVIAVSSARGAFVPMTTVQQSTSFQRAVVGADVLVDARITKLGKRMVFAEITMTTDGSAEPAARASTVYALLG; encoded by the coding sequence ATGACGCTCTCCACCGCAGAAGCGGGCAAGATCCTCGCCGACAGCTTCGCCCCCTGGGTCCTCGAACTCGGCCTGTCCGTCGAGGAGACGGGCGACCTGCACGCCGTGCTGCGGCTGCCCTGGTCCGACCGGCTCGCCCGGGAGGGCGGCGGGATGTCCGGGCAGGCGCTGATGGCCGCGGCGGACACGGCGACCGTGATCGCCGTGTCGTCGGCGCGGGGCGCCTTCGTCCCGATGACGACGGTCCAGCAGTCCACCAGCTTCCAGCGGGCCGTCGTCGGCGCCGACGTCCTGGTCGACGCCCGGATCACCAAGCTGGGCAAGCGCATGGTCTTCGCCGAGATCACCATGACCACCGACGGTTCCGCGGAGCCGGCCGCCCGCGCCTCGACGGTGTACGCGCTGCTCGGCTGA
- a CDS encoding LLM class F420-dependent oxidoreductase codes for MVAYGMQLPVQSQSTLYAEPWETEAGPDDLAAVAVAADRAGFSYLAVCDHVAVPRRLADAMSTVWYDPVATLSFLAGVTERVRLLSHVAVVGLRHPLASAKQYATLDHLSGGRLLLGVGAGHVREEFEALGVDFDARGAVLDESIDALRAALGPGEYPEFHGERFRFKDLGQRPRPAQPRVPLWVGGSSPAAVRRAALKGDGWLPQGDPREKLPAQIARIRQLREAAGIEDPFVIGAITEPLYIGEPGRHTGRRTVSGKPAAVAESLRAYAVMGVDQIQVRFRSRNRSELTDQMAAFAADVAPHLD; via the coding sequence ATGGTGGCGTACGGGATGCAGCTCCCGGTCCAGTCGCAGAGCACCCTCTACGCCGAGCCCTGGGAGACCGAGGCGGGCCCGGACGACCTGGCCGCCGTCGCCGTGGCGGCCGACCGGGCCGGTTTCTCCTACCTCGCCGTCTGCGACCACGTCGCCGTCCCGCGACGCCTCGCGGACGCCATGTCCACGGTCTGGTACGACCCGGTCGCCACGCTCTCCTTCCTTGCCGGGGTGACCGAGCGGGTGCGGCTGCTGAGTCATGTCGCGGTCGTCGGGCTGCGCCACCCCCTGGCGTCCGCCAAGCAGTACGCGACCCTCGACCACCTCTCCGGCGGACGGCTGCTCCTCGGCGTCGGGGCCGGGCACGTACGGGAGGAGTTCGAGGCTCTGGGTGTCGACTTCGACGCCCGCGGGGCCGTCCTCGACGAGAGCATCGACGCGCTGCGCGCCGCGCTCGGCCCCGGCGAGTATCCGGAGTTCCACGGGGAGCGGTTCCGTTTCAAGGATCTCGGGCAGCGGCCACGGCCGGCCCAGCCCCGTGTCCCCCTCTGGGTCGGCGGCTCCTCGCCGGCCGCTGTGCGGCGGGCCGCGCTCAAGGGGGACGGCTGGCTGCCCCAGGGCGATCCGCGCGAGAAGCTGCCGGCACAGATCGCGCGGATCCGGCAACTGCGAGAGGCGGCGGGGATCGAGGACCCCTTCGTGATCGGCGCCATCACCGAGCCGCTGTACATCGGCGAGCCCGGCCGGCACACCGGCCGCCGGACGGTCTCCGGCAAGCCCGCGGCGGTCGCGGAGTCCCTGCGGGCCTACGCCGTGATGGGCGTGGACCAGATCCAGGTGCGGTTCCGCAGCCGGAACCGCAGTGAACTGACCGACCAGATGGCGGCCTTCGCCGCCGACGTCGCCCCGCACCTCGACTGA
- a CDS encoding SDR family oxidoreductase, with translation MGKLDGRVVLVTGAARGQGEQEARLFAAEGAKVVLADVLDELGEPLAKEVGGLYVHLDVSREADWTAAVATAKEHFGKIDGLVNNAGILRFNELVSTPLEEFQLITQVNQIGTFLGIRGVAPEIAAAGGGTIVNTASYTALTGMAYVGAYAASKHAIVGLTRVAALELAGKGIRVNAVCPGAVDTPMSNPEGADPEAVGDLYRTLVPLGRVGRPEEVAKLTLFLTGEDSSYITGQPFVIDGGWLAGVSVL, from the coding sequence ATGGGCAAGCTGGACGGACGTGTCGTACTCGTCACCGGCGCCGCGCGCGGGCAGGGGGAGCAGGAGGCCAGACTCTTCGCCGCGGAGGGCGCGAAGGTCGTCCTCGCCGACGTCCTCGACGAGCTGGGCGAACCGCTCGCCAAGGAGGTCGGGGGTCTCTACGTCCATCTCGACGTGAGCCGCGAGGCCGACTGGACCGCGGCCGTCGCCACCGCGAAGGAGCACTTCGGCAAGATCGACGGACTGGTCAACAACGCGGGCATCCTGCGCTTCAACGAACTGGTCTCGACCCCGCTGGAGGAGTTCCAGCTGATCACGCAGGTCAACCAGATCGGCACGTTCCTCGGTATCCGTGGCGTCGCCCCGGAGATCGCGGCGGCCGGCGGCGGCACGATCGTGAACACGGCCTCGTACACGGCCCTGACGGGCATGGCCTACGTGGGCGCCTACGCGGCGTCCAAGCACGCGATCGTCGGCCTGACGAGGGTGGCCGCACTCGAGCTCGCCGGGAAGGGGATCCGGGTCAACGCCGTGTGCCCCGGCGCCGTGGACACCCCCATGAGCAACCCCGAGGGCGCGGACCCGGAAGCGGTCGGCGACCTGTACCGGACGCTGGTGCCGCTCGGGCGGGTCGGGCGGCCGGAGGAGGTCGCGAAGCTCACCCTCTTCCTGACCGGCGAGGACTCCTCGTACATCACCGGCCAGCCGTTCGTGATCGACGGCGGATGGCTGGCGGGCGTCAGCGTCCTGTGA
- a CDS encoding LLM class flavin-dependent oxidoreductase codes for MEFGLFVQGYLGKRAETDPLAEHKALMEETEYVIQADRSGFKYAWASEHHFLEEYSHLSANDVFLGYLAHATERIHLGSGIFNPLAPVNHPVKVAEKVAMLDHLSQGRFEFGSGRGAGSHEILGFMPGITDMNHTKEIWEETIAEFPKMWLQDEYVGFQGKHWSLPPRKVLPKPYGPAHPPMWYAAGSPSSYAMAGRKGLGVLGFSVQKVSDMEWVLDSYKSAVKEAKAVGAFVNDNVMVTSTAICAETHERAVEIAVSGGLNYLQSLLFRYHDTFPRPEGVPEWPELLPEYTAEIIELLIAEELMICGDPGEVLQQCKRWEQAGADQLSFGLPIGVSYEDTMTTIRLIGEHVIPQIDTDPIHRTTRFRESASR; via the coding sequence ATGGAATTCGGCCTCTTTGTTCAGGGATACCTCGGCAAGCGCGCCGAGACCGACCCGCTCGCCGAGCACAAGGCGCTGATGGAGGAGACCGAGTACGTCATCCAGGCGGACAGGTCCGGGTTCAAGTACGCCTGGGCCTCCGAGCACCACTTCCTGGAGGAGTACTCGCACCTGTCGGCCAACGACGTCTTCCTCGGCTACCTCGCCCACGCGACCGAGCGCATCCACCTCGGCTCCGGCATCTTCAACCCCCTGGCCCCGGTCAACCACCCGGTCAAGGTCGCGGAGAAGGTCGCGATGCTCGACCACCTGTCACAGGGCCGCTTCGAATTCGGCTCCGGACGCGGCGCCGGGTCCCACGAGATCCTCGGATTCATGCCGGGCATCACCGACATGAACCACACCAAGGAGATCTGGGAGGAGACGATCGCCGAGTTCCCGAAGATGTGGCTCCAGGACGAGTACGTGGGCTTCCAGGGCAAGCACTGGTCCCTGCCGCCGCGGAAGGTCCTCCCCAAGCCCTACGGGCCCGCCCACCCGCCGATGTGGTACGCGGCCGGCTCCCCGTCCTCGTACGCCATGGCCGGCAGGAAGGGCCTCGGCGTGCTGGGCTTCAGTGTCCAGAAGGTCTCCGACATGGAATGGGTCCTCGACTCGTACAAGTCGGCGGTGAAGGAGGCGAAGGCGGTGGGCGCCTTCGTCAACGACAACGTGATGGTGACCTCGACGGCGATCTGCGCGGAGACGCACGAACGCGCGGTCGAGATCGCGGTGTCCGGCGGCCTCAACTACCTCCAGTCGCTGCTGTTCCGCTACCACGACACGTTCCCGCGCCCCGAGGGCGTCCCCGAGTGGCCGGAACTCCTGCCGGAGTACACGGCGGAGATCATCGAACTGCTGATAGCGGAGGAACTGATGATCTGCGGCGACCCGGGAGAGGTGCTGCAGCAGTGCAAGCGGTGGGAGCAGGCGGGGGCGGACCAGCTGTCGTTCGGCCTGCCGATCGGAGTGTCCTACGAGGACACGATGACGACGATCCGCCTGATCGGCGAGCACGTGATCCCTCAGATCGACACGGACCCGATCCACCGGACGACCCGCTTCCGGGAGTCGGCGTCGAGGTGA